In Methylobacterium sp. WL1, the sequence GTCGATGTCGACGGCCACTACATTGGAATTGCGTTGGGCCGACGAGCGCCCCGCGACTGCGAGAACACCATCATACAGCCGGGCCACGAGCAATCTGTCGCTGAACACTTGTAAGAGGATGGTCGAGGTGGTTTCTATGAGGCAGAAATTTAGGTGTTGCACGCCAAGCTGAATTACTGACGAGTGGATCGACGTGCGGTTCACCCACAACGCGACCGGGCTCAACCTGACGATGAGTTGGCCGAAGTGGAAGCTTGGGCGTGGCTTGAACTATCTGGTGGAGTTGGCAGCCGGCTCGTCGGTACTGCAGTTAAAGGACGTGCGGTTCGTAGAGGCGCTTAGACTGACTGACGCGCTCGACGTGAAGGGCGAGGGCACGATCATCAAGGTTGCGCTGGCCAAGAGCACGGCCGGCCTGGACCGTCTGGAGGTGTGCTACTGCAGGAACGGCTCGGCCACCAAGACCAACCCGTTCGTCGCCCCCACCCGCAAGCTGTGAGCGGCCCCGGCCTCAACGCCGGAGGTGGCCGCGCAGTGTGGTGACGCGGCTGCCTACGAGGCGCACGGCCTTGCGGAGTTGCTCCTCACTGACCCCGAACAGCTTGGCGTAGGACTCGCGGCTGGACCGGTCGTGGATGTCGAGGTGAGTGCGTTCGGTCTCGGTAGCCATCGGTGTTCGCTCCCTGACACGCCTCTCGAAGGAGCGCCGTCGACTGTGGGATCAACGCGACCTCACCCTCCGTGTTGCGACCCAAACAGACGCGTTCCGCCGGTCATGCACAGGTTCCGCGGACGATCCAACGAATGGAAGCATCTCGCCGTTATGCAGGTCGACCTCGAGATCGACCTTGAAGAACCGGAGAGATGCCACGACCGGAGCCTGCCCAGTCCAGGTGACCTCGCTTTCATATCGGGTGTGAAACTCATCCGAAATGGCGCCCAGGAAGGAATGCAACCAAAGACGCTTGGCGCTCTTCTTCTCGTATCACCACATCGAACATTTCGTCGGCCGCGCCCGTCGGATGATCCGCGTTCGCGAAGGCCGCAGCCATGATCCATTGCAATCATTATCAAGGTGGCGAAGCCCGACCGGCCCTCACCTAAGTCGCTCGGGTACTGTCGAGGCGAATGGTACCTCCCGAGAACGCGGACCTCCCGTCGCGCCTGGCCGAACTCGTCGCCGTGCTGCTCGCACGCGATGGCGAGCGCGGCGACCGTCGTCCGGACGACGCTTGAGAAGTCACAGTTCCAAATGGCGAGCCTTCGGACAGCCACTTCGTTCCCAACGAGATGCGCGGCATCGGAACACGGCCAACGGAAGTGATCCGCTCACGGTCAGAACGGTCGCGAAGGGTATGCTCACCCCCTGGGTGGACGAATGCCGAGCAATCGTATGACGGCAAAGGCTAGGACGGCCGATGCCAAGCTTAGGCCGCACACGAAAAGGAAACCGTGCGGATCGTCGCCCAAGGGCAGCCCCTTCACGTTCATCCCGAACAAGCCGGTGACGAAGGTCGGCGGAAGGAACAGCGCCGACAGCACCGACAGGACGTAGAGCTGCCGGTTCGTCGCCTCGGCGATGCGTTCGGACACCTCTTCTTGCAGCAGCCGAGCCCGCTCCGCCTGCAGGGTCATATCGCGGTCTAGCGCATCGAGGCGCTGCGCGAGCCGGGCCGCCGCCGCGACCGCCGGCCCGTGGACGTTGTCCGTCGCCCCGTCCGTCTCCAGCCGGTGGAACACGGCGGCGAGGCCGGCGATCTGCCGATGCAGGCGCACCGCGTTGCGGCGGACGGGCCCGAGCCGGCGGCGGTCGTCGCGGGGCCGTCCGTCGAGGATGTGGTCCTCGATCCCGTCGAGTGCGTCCGAGAGCCTCTGCCCGGTGGTGGCCATCGCCGACACGACGTGCCCGACAAGGGTCTCAAGGAGCAAGGTCGGCGAGGCGACGGTGTGGCCCCCCTCGACCGCCGCGCGGGTCGCGTCCGGGCTTTCCGCCGGTCCGCGGCGGCCGCTGACGAGGCTGCGTGGTCCCAAGACGAAGTGGAGCCTGCCCGCCGGGACGGGCTTGGCTCCCGGGCGGGCGAGGTCGGCGACGACGCCCCCGATGTGGTCGGCCTCGACAGTGATGCGCTGGTGCTCGTCGGGCGCGAACACGGCGGTGGCGAGCCGGGTGGGACCGAACCTACCTTCGCTCGCCCGACCGACCAGATCCGCCGCATCCAGGTCGTAGTGCAACCACAGGAACCCGCCGCCGAACGCGTCAAGGTCGCTCGCCGCCTGCGCCGGCGGGACGGACCGTCCCCGCCCATCCGCGTCGAACGCCATGGCCCATAGCGGCTCGCTCGGCCGGGTCGGCCCCGCGATGCCCGTCGTGGTCGAGGGCGCGGCGCTGGCGTCGACCGGCGGA encodes:
- a CDS encoding DUF3606 domain-containing protein, whose product is MATETERTHLDIHDRSSRESYAKLFGVSEEQLRKAVRLVGSRVTTLRGHLRR
- a CDS encoding CorA family divalent cation transporter — encoded protein: MKPSDPPVDASAAPSTTTGIAGPTRPSEPLWAMAFDADGRGRSVPPAQAASDLDAFGGGFLWLHYDLDAADLVGRASEGRFGPTRLATAVFAPDEHQRITVEADHIGGVVADLARPGAKPVPAGRLHFVLGPRSLVSGRRGPAESPDATRAAVEGGHTVASPTLLLETLVGHVVSAMATTGQRLSDALDGIEDHILDGRPRDDRRRLGPVRRNAVRLHRQIAGLAAVFHRLETDGATDNVHGPAVAAAARLAQRLDALDRDMTLQAERARLLQEEVSERIAEATNRQLYVLSVLSALFLPPTFVTGLFGMNVKGLPLGDDPHGFLFVCGLSLASAVLAFAVIRLLGIRPPRG